A stretch of the bacterium genome encodes the following:
- a CDS encoding serine/threonine-protein kinase → MHDSSFIDARYQVLRTIGSGGMGVVYLVVDTRRSNQILALKLLRNVEDEVALENFRAEFRTMRGVVHPHIPSVFDFGALTGIKNGYYFTSEFVDGKPLSQITPVWTPEQLRSALVCLCRALAFLHSRGLLHRDIKPDNVLARLNPQGEFTLLKLVDFGLASRMNGSDTICETGGTLDYMAPELFSTGQATVATDLYALGVLMYRLAVGRMPFTDDDALAGAKLRTKREIPHPLRFRPDLPVGLADVILSLIQPNPAERPPSARHTIALLNERDGTNFDYESPETRRSYISSSGSVTNVEARQVLAEVRDSLKNGVRPANLLIRARAGLGRTRMLKEFAVELTLAGFKTRVVTQLRELPPKSQCGDVLLIPDAEALPFDRISELQAAPECCDCVWIIAGAFSQGVPEPFARWRQISLHPLDETGVTEFVKSTFPDNSFPPDFVRKMLGHTLGYPSALEAALDELVKSERLRIGLFGWELLPGRWSLPVHRHIEELVRDALRELPECARTFLNTLACSLRPVPQSVAIGLFSSEPAVFPDVLIRNIADMGWIHESPQGLNICRDAIKLLLHAKLSTKERRAAHAMLYRLWSSAEDADEESKLEALLFHDFLSGAFRIPPERAGELLETALLRGRTAWVRKLLEESRALVPASHRNIVLISWSRLEYIEGDLTKSVELLGGLVDQGNAPPTPENLIYLSRYAALLEKLGESDRAESILRNCRPLVGEACRDAAGPVYGTLAWIHFKRGEGEQARELAEEGLVRVKPNSNDAGFALLLNTVGALAFYRGDSDVARTYWHRCLEVLEGLGDKRGVANMYNNLGVLAAQSGDRLRARSLWERCAEISKEIDDVHRLAGIYNNLGVDALETGALREAEEYYLKSLALFRKLENTREQVETLSNLGELAYHRADYTRAQAYLKEAVKLAEAIGDQESQLEPMIYMGKLLSTLEALEDAENVLTEAQRLSSSLGTRKSEGQAWEGLASLFARRGEHDKAIEAVERAQLLMANEADPLALINLHLTHCRIAAEFGHDEDVRSRLEAARKVAEIKWDPYSAARTQMIAVFYAGEKLEGSDKQVALRKVSVYPYLAWRFHWGLARQHAAEGQLKRALEEFGKAISILKSIAAKLPEEQQDAYLKAPQILRFKEEVVALRTAMKKDD, encoded by the coding sequence ATGCACGACTCCTCCTTCATTGATGCAAGATATCAAGTACTGCGGACCATCGGGTCAGGCGGGATGGGAGTCGTGTATCTCGTTGTCGACACGCGGCGCAGTAATCAGATTCTTGCGCTCAAGCTGCTGCGCAACGTCGAAGATGAAGTGGCACTCGAGAACTTCCGCGCGGAGTTCAGAACCATGCGCGGTGTCGTACACCCGCACATTCCGTCGGTCTTTGACTTCGGAGCATTGACTGGCATCAAGAATGGCTACTACTTCACCTCTGAATTTGTGGATGGCAAGCCGCTCAGCCAAATCACTCCGGTTTGGACTCCCGAGCAACTGCGCTCCGCGCTGGTCTGCCTATGCCGCGCCTTGGCCTTTCTGCACAGCCGCGGACTGCTGCACCGCGACATCAAGCCGGACAATGTTCTGGCCAGACTGAATCCCCAGGGGGAATTCACCCTGTTGAAGCTGGTGGATTTCGGTTTGGCGTCCAGGATGAACGGTTCGGACACGATCTGCGAAACAGGCGGCACGTTAGACTACATGGCACCCGAGCTGTTTTCCACAGGCCAAGCAACTGTGGCGACCGATCTCTATGCCCTCGGCGTCTTGATGTATCGCCTTGCCGTCGGACGAATGCCCTTCACCGACGATGATGCGCTTGCCGGAGCAAAATTGCGGACCAAGCGGGAGATTCCACATCCCTTGCGCTTCCGCCCCGACCTTCCAGTCGGGTTGGCGGACGTGATTCTCAGTCTCATTCAGCCTAATCCTGCGGAGCGGCCACCTTCGGCGCGGCATACTATCGCCCTGCTCAACGAGCGTGACGGCACGAACTTCGATTATGAGTCTCCCGAAACGCGCCGTTCCTACATCTCCTCTTCGGGGTCGGTTACGAACGTTGAAGCAAGACAAGTGCTTGCCGAGGTGCGTGATTCACTGAAGAACGGGGTGCGACCTGCAAACCTGCTGATCCGCGCGCGCGCCGGGTTAGGCAGGACACGCATGCTCAAGGAATTTGCCGTGGAGCTCACATTAGCGGGCTTCAAGACTCGCGTGGTGACGCAATTGCGGGAGCTTCCTCCGAAGAGTCAATGCGGGGATGTTCTCTTGATTCCCGATGCCGAAGCGTTGCCCTTTGACAGGATCTCAGAGTTGCAGGCCGCGCCGGAGTGTTGCGACTGTGTTTGGATAATCGCCGGTGCTTTTTCGCAGGGCGTGCCGGAGCCGTTTGCACGCTGGAGACAGATATCCCTGCACCCGCTTGACGAAACTGGTGTCACCGAGTTTGTTAAATCGACATTCCCGGACAATAGTTTTCCGCCCGACTTCGTCAGAAAAATGCTGGGACACACATTGGGATATCCCTCGGCATTGGAGGCGGCGTTGGATGAGTTGGTGAAGTCTGAGCGGCTTCGTATCGGCCTGTTCGGATGGGAACTCCTGCCGGGAAGGTGGTCGCTTCCGGTGCACCGCCATATTGAGGAACTGGTGCGCGACGCCTTGCGCGAATTGCCGGAATGTGCGCGGACTTTCCTGAATACGCTCGCCTGTTCTCTGCGTCCCGTGCCGCAGAGCGTGGCGATCGGGCTGTTTAGTTCGGAGCCTGCAGTATTCCCCGACGTCTTGATTCGAAACATCGCCGACATGGGGTGGATTCACGAATCGCCTCAAGGACTAAATATCTGTCGGGACGCGATCAAGCTACTGCTGCATGCGAAATTATCGACAAAAGAGCGTCGTGCTGCTCACGCGATGCTTTATCGGCTGTGGTCGTCCGCAGAAGATGCCGATGAAGAGAGCAAGCTTGAAGCACTGCTATTCCACGACTTTCTCTCCGGCGCTTTCAGAATACCACCCGAACGGGCCGGAGAGTTGTTGGAAACCGCCCTCCTGCGAGGAAGGACGGCGTGGGTGCGCAAGCTGCTTGAGGAAAGCAGGGCCTTGGTTCCGGCATCCCATCGAAACATCGTGCTCATTTCGTGGTCGAGACTCGAATACATCGAAGGAGACTTGACCAAGTCAGTGGAGTTGCTTGGCGGACTCGTCGATCAGGGGAATGCTCCGCCTACTCCGGAAAACCTGATCTATCTGTCACGTTATGCCGCTCTGCTCGAGAAGCTTGGAGAATCGGATCGCGCGGAGAGCATTCTCAGAAACTGTCGTCCGCTCGTCGGCGAAGCGTGCCGCGATGCGGCAGGTCCGGTCTATGGGACGCTGGCGTGGATTCATTTCAAACGCGGCGAAGGGGAACAGGCGCGCGAGCTTGCGGAAGAGGGATTAGTCAGAGTGAAACCGAACTCCAATGATGCCGGATTTGCTCTGCTGCTCAATACCGTCGGCGCGTTGGCCTTCTATCGCGGCGACTCGGACGTTGCGCGAACCTACTGGCATCGTTGTCTCGAAGTTCTGGAAGGACTTGGCGACAAAAGGGGTGTTGCGAACATGTATAACAATCTCGGAGTGCTTGCCGCGCAATCCGGGGATCGGTTGCGCGCGAGATCTCTGTGGGAACGTTGTGCCGAGATTTCAAAAGAAATTGATGACGTGCACCGCTTGGCGGGAATCTACAACAATCTCGGTGTGGACGCGCTGGAAACCGGCGCGCTGCGCGAAGCGGAAGAATACTATCTGAAGTCGCTCGCGCTATTTCGCAAGCTGGAGAACACGCGCGAACAGGTTGAGACATTAAGCAATCTCGGTGAACTTGCCTATCATCGTGCAGATTATACGCGCGCGCAGGCCTACTTGAAAGAAGCTGTCAAGCTGGCGGAGGCCATCGGGGATCAAGAATCGCAGCTTGAACCCATGATTTACATGGGCAAGCTGCTCTCCACGCTGGAAGCTCTGGAAGATGCCGAAAATGTCTTAACCGAAGCTCAGCGCTTGTCTTCTTCCCTCGGAACGCGCAAGAGTGAAGGTCAGGCGTGGGAAGGACTCGCGAGTCTCTTCGCGCGGCGCGGCGAGCATGACAAGGCGATTGAGGCGGTCGAACGCGCACAACTGCTCATGGCGAACGAAGCCGACCCGTTGGCACTGATCAATCTGCATTTGACGCATTGCAGGATCGCAGCGGAATTTGGTCACGATGAGGACGTGCGCTCACGGCTTGAAGCCGCCCGAAAAGTCGCGGAAATCAAATGGGATCCCTACTCGGCCGCGCGCACACAGATGATTGCGGTCTTCTACGCGGGAGAAAAGCTCGAAGGAAGCGACAAACAGGTCGCTTTGCGAAAGGTCTCTGTCTATCCATATTTGGCCTGGCGATTCCATTGGGGTCTGGCGAGGCAGCATGCCGCCGAGGGACAACTCAAACGCGCGCTTGAAGAGTTCGGCAAAGCTATCAGCATCCTGAAGTCCATCGCGGCGAAGTTACCCGAAGAGCAACAGGATGCTTATCTGAAAGCACCGCAGATCCTCCGTTTCAAGGAGGAAGTAGTGGCCTTGCGTACAGCGATGAAAAAGGATGATTAA
- a CDS encoding T9SS type A sorting domain-containing protein — MSIAALVTLSALLLVPTGTVDGRVISVPADAPTIQAGLDSLGHGDTLFVSFGTYEEIVVAPPLAFALIGELLSDSGEVLRPTLDPSSLEAADTMAALSIPYFASARIENFEIRNSGRHGVRGWADSVRIVNCVFAEMVDGFRHVPDSLEALIELKDCEFRGLSGRCVSMRAGNCLSARHCLFHGVGDSETPVVSSVCSSIDSCTFSSTGRRTLLTCTFGPHSISNCVFGPVTTLPSREVVYLSDGVIQFEGNAFTDCNYGYHTLYVSSSEGDSVRIAGNTFVRCRGLDTGLAAQGVVGLVTPGDLQHGALIYGNSFVECSGVFAVDDISTSVTSPVRIVYNRFERDSLNGLPSIVSGNWWQETPALLRDNHFASCGYALDGSASTDARFNYWGHTSGPFHETLNPSGLGDTLTGVVQFVPWHADSVASASEQVEAAPTLLSLAAHPNPFNGTTLLTFSLERASRVKLGVFDILGRVVSTLPESVYAAGHHQVSVDMSGIASGVYFVHLSTARDNAVTKLVLLR, encoded by the coding sequence TTGTCCATAGCTGCACTCGTGACGTTGTCGGCATTGTTGCTCGTGCCGACAGGTACGGTTGATGGGCGAGTCATCTCGGTTCCCGCCGATGCTCCGACCATTCAGGCAGGTCTGGATAGCCTTGGTCACGGAGACACGCTGTTTGTGTCATTCGGGACATACGAAGAAATCGTAGTCGCACCGCCGTTAGCCTTTGCGTTGATTGGAGAGCTACTGAGTGACTCCGGTGAAGTCTTGAGACCGACACTCGATCCGTCCAGTCTTGAGGCCGCAGACACGATGGCAGCCCTCTCAATACCATACTTTGCATCCGCACGAATAGAGAACTTTGAGATCCGCAATAGCGGCAGGCATGGTGTTCGAGGTTGGGCGGATAGCGTCAGAATCGTGAACTGCGTTTTTGCCGAGATGGTCGACGGCTTCCGGCACGTGCCGGACAGTCTCGAAGCGCTGATTGAGCTGAAGGATTGTGAATTCCGCGGATTGAGCGGGCGTTGTGTATCAATGCGAGCGGGCAACTGCCTGTCCGCTCGGCACTGCCTGTTCCACGGTGTCGGGGACAGCGAAACACCGGTAGTGTCCTCGGTCTGTTCATCTATCGACTCCTGCACTTTCTCGTCTACCGGTCGGCGTACGCTGCTCACCTGCACGTTTGGGCCACACTCCATTAGCAATTGCGTTTTCGGTCCGGTCACGACGTTGCCTTCGCGGGAAGTCGTCTATTTAAGCGACGGAGTCATTCAGTTTGAAGGTAATGCATTTACTGACTGTAACTACGGCTATCATACGCTCTACGTGTCCTCGAGCGAAGGTGACTCTGTACGGATTGCGGGCAATACCTTCGTTCGCTGCCGGGGACTCGATACAGGTCTTGCCGCACAGGGAGTTGTCGGGCTGGTAACTCCGGGCGACTTACAACATGGCGCGTTGATTTACGGCAATTCCTTTGTTGAGTGCTCAGGGGTTTTTGCGGTGGACGACATTTCCACCTCGGTGACTTCGCCCGTGCGGATCGTCTATAATCGTTTCGAGAGGGACAGCCTGAACGGTCTTCCCTCGATAGTTTCCGGAAACTGGTGGCAGGAAACTCCTGCACTTTTGCGGGACAATCACTTCGCCTCATGCGGTTATGCGCTGGATGGATCCGCGTCCACGGATGCGCGTTTCAACTATTGGGGGCACACGTCGGGGCCGTTTCACGAGACGCTGAATCCCTCAGGGTTAGGCGATACACTGACAGGCGTCGTTCAGTTTGTTCCATGGCATGCGGATTCCGTCGCCTCAGCATCTGAGCAGGTCGAAGCGGCTCCTACTCTCTTGAGTCTCGCCGCACATCCCAATCCCTTCAATGGCACCACCCTGCTCACATTTTCGCTCGAACGTGCGTCACGCGTAAAGCTGGGAGTGTTCGACATCTTAGGGAGAGTAGTATCCACGCTGCCGGAGTCCGTATACGCGGCGGGGCATCATCAAGTTTCCGTTGACATGAGCGGCATTGCCAGTGGGGTTTACTTTGTGCACCTTAGCACCGCTCGCGACAACGCCGTGACCAAGCTCGTCTTGCTCAGATAG
- a CDS encoding T9SS type A sorting domain-containing protein, with protein sequence MMKMIRVFVVLLMATAALASLEVNAPIVADEERGPVIALDDQCIVDFQSYVYGPHASITLFPGGSTNFRLSSMCFTTTNCASLPDTFYTYCTDLNHTLNLHPYCVQIDPCVVDNTYPAVIPAVAWIFSTYDAVDAQTDRIKQLSIWKLSTDRSGGPNNGIPYVNINDGRGYPNVGDAPVYPYVNTVFNNDPLNNSPANLVVLDALGYDPSLNPTGVAKNVVNCGDQFLIATDPVVIEGGTATICATITLVRGAYALSVGNTSVSGVWVDLAELNNIGALSTTGEFTDALGQVHVCISQPVSDSYSDVRLQVCSDGIWPLKLEPCPGSASQILVLISGDRCEVCEVLDIPGDSFLPVELASFTATAGAHGITVAWRTSSESELDRFELSRNGVLVEQVSAANSAIGSSYSYFDANVTSGVTYVYELASVTISGEREVLATASATPRSGGSVVSEFALYQNYPNPFNPETSIRFDLMESANVTLSIYNIAGQEVATLVNGTLSAGSYTVNFDGGNLTSGVYLYRLTAGSFTAQKKMVLLK encoded by the coding sequence ATGATGAAAATGATCCGAGTTTTCGTAGTTCTCTTGATGGCAACGGCGGCCCTTGCTTCGCTTGAGGTGAACGCGCCGATCGTGGCTGATGAAGAACGCGGTCCGGTCATCGCTTTGGACGACCAGTGCATTGTGGATTTCCAGAGCTACGTGTACGGCCCGCACGCCAGCATTACGCTGTTCCCCGGGGGAAGCACTAATTTCCGCTTGTCTTCGATGTGCTTCACAACCACGAACTGCGCCAGCCTGCCGGATACGTTCTACACCTACTGCACAGACTTGAACCACACGCTGAACCTCCATCCGTATTGTGTTCAGATCGATCCGTGTGTGGTCGACAATACCTACCCCGCTGTGATTCCCGCTGTCGCGTGGATCTTCTCCACGTACGACGCGGTGGACGCTCAGACCGACCGGATCAAGCAGCTTTCGATTTGGAAGCTCTCGACCGACCGTAGCGGCGGCCCGAATAACGGCATTCCGTACGTAAACATTAACGATGGACGCGGCTATCCCAATGTGGGCGACGCTCCGGTCTATCCGTATGTCAACACCGTGTTCAACAACGACCCGTTGAACAACAGTCCGGCCAATTTGGTTGTGTTGGACGCGTTGGGCTACGATCCGAGCTTGAATCCGACGGGTGTTGCCAAGAACGTTGTGAATTGCGGCGACCAGTTCCTCATCGCCACGGATCCTGTGGTGATTGAAGGCGGCACGGCGACGATTTGCGCGACGATTACTTTGGTGCGCGGCGCCTACGCGCTGAGCGTTGGTAATACGTCTGTTTCCGGCGTTTGGGTTGATCTTGCAGAGTTGAACAATATCGGCGCGCTCAGCACGACCGGCGAATTCACCGATGCCCTCGGTCAGGTGCATGTCTGCATCAGCCAGCCGGTCAGCGATTCGTATTCGGATGTGCGTTTGCAGGTCTGCTCCGACGGCATCTGGCCGTTGAAGCTCGAGCCGTGCCCGGGTTCTGCCTCGCAGATTCTGGTGCTGATCAGCGGCGACCGCTGTGAAGTGTGTGAAGTTCTGGATATCCCGGGCGACAGCTTCCTGCCTGTGGAATTGGCATCGTTTACGGCGACGGCCGGTGCGCATGGCATCACCGTGGCCTGGCGGACCTCTTCCGAATCCGAACTGGATCGCTTCGAACTCTCACGTAATGGTGTGTTGGTTGAGCAAGTATCCGCAGCCAACAGCGCTATCGGCTCAAGCTACTCCTACTTCGATGCCAATGTCACCAGCGGCGTAACCTACGTGTATGAACTGGCGAGCGTGACGATTTCCGGCGAGCGCGAAGTGCTGGCGACGGCGTCCGCGACGCCGCGTTCGGGCGGCAGTGTGGTGTCGGAGTTTGCGTTGTATCAGAACTATCCGAACCCGTTCAACCCCGAGACGTCGATTCGCTTTGACTTGATGGAATCCGCGAACGTGACCTTGTCGATTTACAACATCGCTGGTCAGGAAGTAGCAACGCTGGTGAACGGCACGTTGAGTGCTGGTTCGTACACGGTGAACTTCGACGGCGGCAATCTGACGTCAGGTGTCTACCTGTATCGTTTGACGGCAGGTTCGTTCACGGCTCAGAAGAAGATGGTGCTCCTGAAGTAA
- a CDS encoding CHRD domain-containing protein, with protein sequence MYRKLTLLFAGVLFSALSVLAGPYTHFTYLNGAQENPPTGSVGSGIGRFELIGNDLHYVLWYSGLTGNLTNGHIHTGGVGVNGGVLHPLQNLTATGANGVWAGLTPAQIASLNAHGLYVNIHTDVNPGGDIRGQILTRGTRVALLSGQQEVPPNPATGVGFGWFDLNSTETALDYAIKWSGLTGDVTAAHIHAAPAGTNGGVVHGLLNLSNTGAFGSWALAAGNVTQFHTDLLYVNAHTSTYPGGEIRGQIVEICIPEDANFDAVTDVGVSMCIALCPDRSSRIRVFNLAPGQYPVVTKRLGCSNPCDVDCDPSTYIQEFFGGEWQITNGVFWLEIRGDGCICVTLDFILPVELNDFSAIAGDNQVQLQWSTASESNLDRFEVQRDGSLLQSSAAHNSSTGASYSWTDETAQNGVTYSYTLVAVNLDGTREVLATASATPRSGGSVVSEFALYQNYPNPFNPETSIRFDLMESANVTLSIYNIAGQEVATLVNGTLSAGSHTVNFDGGNLTSGVYLYRLTAGSFTAQKKMVLLK encoded by the coding sequence ATGTACCGTAAATTGACACTATTGTTTGCCGGAGTCCTGTTTTCGGCCTTGAGCGTCCTCGCGGGGCCGTACACCCACTTCACCTACCTGAATGGTGCGCAGGAAAACCCGCCGACGGGAAGCGTTGGTTCGGGAATCGGCAGGTTTGAACTGATTGGGAACGACCTCCACTATGTGCTGTGGTACAGTGGCCTGACCGGCAACTTGACGAATGGACACATTCACACGGGCGGCGTGGGAGTCAATGGCGGAGTGCTGCATCCGCTGCAAAACCTGACCGCTACGGGCGCCAACGGTGTATGGGCTGGATTGACCCCTGCACAGATAGCCAGCTTGAACGCGCACGGCCTCTATGTAAACATCCACACAGATGTCAATCCCGGCGGCGACATTCGCGGGCAGATTTTAACTCGCGGAACCCGCGTGGCGCTCTTGAGCGGTCAGCAAGAGGTTCCGCCCAATCCAGCGACAGGTGTCGGCTTCGGCTGGTTCGACCTGAACAGCACGGAAACTGCGCTGGATTATGCCATCAAGTGGAGCGGGCTGACGGGCGATGTGACTGCCGCACATATTCATGCCGCTCCTGCAGGAACGAATGGCGGGGTTGTGCACGGCCTCCTGAATCTCTCTAATACCGGCGCATTCGGTTCGTGGGCACTTGCTGCAGGCAACGTCACCCAGTTCCATACTGACCTGCTGTATGTGAACGCGCATACTTCGACTTACCCCGGCGGTGAGATCCGCGGGCAGATTGTCGAAATCTGCATCCCTGAAGATGCAAACTTCGATGCGGTGACTGATGTCGGAGTCTCGATGTGTATTGCGCTTTGTCCCGACCGCAGTTCGCGGATTCGTGTCTTCAATCTGGCTCCCGGCCAATATCCGGTGGTTACCAAGCGGCTGGGCTGCTCAAATCCGTGTGATGTGGATTGCGATCCGTCCACCTATATTCAGGAGTTCTTCGGTGGAGAGTGGCAGATTACAAACGGCGTCTTCTGGCTGGAAATTCGCGGCGATGGCTGCATCTGTGTCACGCTGGACTTCATTCTGCCGGTTGAGTTGAACGACTTCTCCGCGATTGCTGGTGACAATCAAGTGCAGCTCCAGTGGAGCACCGCGTCCGAATCAAATCTCGACCGCTTTGAAGTGCAGCGCGACGGAAGTCTGCTTCAATCGTCGGCCGCGCACAATTCCTCGACCGGCGCAAGTTACTCTTGGACGGACGAGACGGCGCAGAACGGAGTCACATATTCCTATACTCTTGTGGCCGTGAATCTGGATGGCACGCGCGAAGTGCTGGCGACGGCGTCCGCGACGCCGCGTTCGGGCGGCAGTGTGGTGTCGGAGTTTGCGTTGTATCAGAACTATCCGAACCCGTTCAACCCCGAGACGTCGATTCGCTTTGACTTGATGGAATCGGCGAACGTGACCTTGTCGATTTACAACATCGCCGGTCAGGAAGTAGCAACGCTGGTGAACGGCACGTTGAGTGCTGGTTCGCACACGGTGAACTTCGACGGCGGCAATCTGACTTCGGGTGTCTACCTGTATCGTTTGACGGCAGGTTCGTTCACGGCGCAGAAGAAGATGGTGCTACTCAAGTAG
- a CDS encoding T9SS type A sorting domain-containing protein, which produces MSGSCCAGATSVGFSSGTVATDCNEPASRVTYLRVTLTAGVQYWIHVGTSASTAGIVDPYEFSISLIECPVGESGVAHATCQTAQALAVGDSVLGDSAYISATTTPDWYSFTLSQVDSVRIFVGGREAGHCISGLYPSNTAAPLGAVDGRFSLWSSCSDSIGGDDDGGCSFDALKAFCLNPGTYYIKVYNYNVNDYVLKVTSLGPCTTNPVECSTLQPCGTPLEMEPNGTCADAANILSLDCNYTYYGVLCPGTERDYWYVPATTGSQTMTVIIRDGADCSVYPPSTVAFRVATTAAGLCTTPAGSFFAAATFGGCTPWPGGWIAVDRYVAAGQSQYSLTTVCGQFECPCPDVSGPNLAQVQGTCLGKIPFGAGASSGPSSFFFNVEQQYQITDLDVCLAITHTFDGDLDVYLITPWQDTLTLFEDVGSSGDNFWVTTLDDEAVTPIASGVAPFNGSFIPAEALAGADGFNALGIWELYIFDDAAGDTGYVHCVSLNISYDIILSVELSSFTAVAGDGNVTLNWVTASESDNDAFVVERNGAMVATIDATNSATGANYSWTDNGLTNGLAYQYSLYAVDVNGGRELLGSLEATPQGGAGVVSEYALYQNYPNPFNPTTNISFDLVEAGQVSLTVYNVMGQKVAELVNGTMNAGRHVVSFDAAGLSSGLYLYKMEANGFSAQHKMLLLK; this is translated from the coding sequence ATGAGCGGCTCCTGCTGTGCCGGTGCGACCAGCGTCGGCTTCTCGTCGGGAACGGTTGCAACGGACTGCAATGAACCTGCCAGCCGCGTGACCTATCTGCGTGTCACCCTGACCGCAGGTGTTCAGTATTGGATCCATGTCGGCACGTCGGCTTCGACGGCAGGCATAGTTGATCCCTATGAGTTCTCCATTTCGCTGATCGAGTGCCCGGTCGGCGAGAGCGGTGTTGCACATGCAACGTGCCAGACTGCCCAGGCTCTCGCAGTCGGCGATTCCGTGCTGGGTGACAGCGCTTACATCTCTGCGACGACGACTCCCGACTGGTACAGCTTTACGCTTTCTCAAGTTGACTCTGTACGAATCTTTGTCGGCGGCCGCGAAGCCGGTCACTGCATCTCCGGTCTGTATCCGAGCAACACCGCCGCCCCGTTGGGCGCTGTGGACGGCCGCTTCTCGCTGTGGTCGAGCTGCAGCGATTCCATCGGCGGTGACGACGATGGCGGCTGCTCCTTTGACGCGTTGAAGGCTTTCTGTCTGAATCCCGGCACCTACTACATCAAGGTGTATAACTACAACGTCAACGATTACGTGCTAAAGGTGACGAGCCTTGGCCCGTGCACGACCAACCCTGTCGAGTGCTCCACGCTTCAGCCGTGCGGAACGCCGCTGGAAATGGAGCCGAACGGCACGTGTGCTGACGCTGCCAATATCCTCTCGCTGGATTGCAACTACACCTATTACGGCGTGCTCTGCCCGGGTACCGAGCGTGATTACTGGTATGTTCCGGCCACGACCGGCAGCCAGACCATGACCGTGATTATCCGTGACGGCGCGGACTGCTCCGTCTATCCGCCATCAACGGTGGCCTTCCGTGTGGCGACGACTGCCGCCGGTCTGTGCACCACCCCGGCTGGTTCCTTCTTCGCCGCTGCCACATTCGGTGGTTGCACCCCGTGGCCCGGCGGTTGGATTGCCGTGGATCGCTACGTGGCTGCAGGTCAGTCACAGTATTCGTTGACCACCGTCTGCGGTCAGTTCGAATGCCCGTGCCCCGATGTGTCCGGTCCGAACCTCGCTCAGGTGCAGGGAACCTGCCTGGGCAAGATTCCGTTCGGTGCCGGTGCCTCTTCTGGCCCGTCGTCGTTCTTCTTCAATGTGGAACAGCAGTATCAAATCACCGATCTCGATGTGTGCCTCGCGATTACGCACACCTTCGACGGCGACCTTGATGTTTACCTGATCACCCCGTGGCAGGACACGCTGACGCTCTTCGAAGATGTCGGAAGCAGTGGCGACAACTTCTGGGTGACGACGCTGGACGACGAAGCCGTGACCCCGATTGCTTCAGGTGTGGCGCCGTTTAACGGCAGCTTCATCCCCGCCGAAGCCCTCGCAGGTGCGGACGGCTTCAATGCCCTCGGAATCTGGGAACTCTATATCTTTGATGATGCGGCCGGTGACACGGGCTACGTGCACTGCGTCAGCCTCAACATCAGCTACGATATCATCCTGAGTGTTGAGCTGTCAAGCTTCACGGCAGTTGCAGGTGACGGCAATGTCACGCTGAACTGGGTGACGGCTTCCGAGTCGGACAACGACGCGTTCGTGGTCGAGCGCAACGGCGCGATGGTTGCCACGATTGATGCGACCAACAGCGCGACGGGTGCCAACTACTCGTGGACCGACAATGGCCTGACCAACGGTCTTGCCTATCAATACAGCCTGTATGCTGTGGACGTCAACGGCGGCCGCGAATTGCTCGGCTCGCTTGAGGCGACTCCGCAGGGTGGCGCTGGTGTTGTCAGTGAGTATGCGTTGTATCAGAACTACCCGAACCCGTTCAACCCGACGACGAACATCTCCTTTGACTTGGTGGAAGCCGGTCAGGTGAGCCTCACGGTTTACAACGTGATGGGTCAAAAGGTCGCCGAATTGGTGAACGGAACGATGAACGCGGGCCGTCATGTCGTATCGTTCGATGCGGCTGGTCTGTCGAGCGGCCTCTATCTGTACAAGATGGAAGCTAACGGCTTCAGCGCGCAGCACAAGATGTTGTTGCTGAAGTAA